A stretch of Mesorhizobium sp. M2A.F.Ca.ET.046.03.2.1 DNA encodes these proteins:
- the clpA gene encoding ATP-dependent Clp protease ATP-binding subunit ClpA, with the protein MPAFSQGLEKALHQALTFANERHHEYATLEHLLLALIDDTEAAAVMRACNVDLDELKHTVLTYIDTELDNLVTGYDEDSKPTAGFQRVIQRAVIHVQSSGREEVSGANVLVAIFAERESHAAYFLQEQQMTRYDAVNYISHGIAKRPGASESRTPRGAEDEQGGQNGAEPQEENGKKKQQDALTAYCVNLNNKARAGKIDPLIGRDSEINRTIQVLCRRSKNNPLYVGDPGVGKTAIAEGLAKRIVEGDVPEVLQDATIFALDMGTLLAGTRYRGDFEERLKQVVKELEDYPGAVLFIDEIHTVIGAGATSGGAMDASNLLKPALSSGAIRCIGSTTYKEFRQFFEKDRALVRRFQKIDVNEPTIEDAIEIMKGLKPYFEEFHKVRYTSEAIKASVELSARYINDRKLPDKAIDVIDETGASQMLVPEAKRKKTIGIKEIEATIATMARIPPKTVSADDEKVLQGLDVELKRVVYGQDTAITALTSAIKLARAGLREPEKPIGSYLFSGPTGVGKTEVAKQLAASLGVELIRFDMSEYMERHTVSRLIGAPPGYVGFDQGGLLTDGVDQHPHCVLLLDEVEKAHPDLFNILLQVMDHGKLTDHNGKQIDFRNVILIMTTNAGASDAQRAAIGFGSTKREGDDVEAINRLFTPEFRNRLDAIIPFGSLPVPVIHQVVQKFVMQLEAQLSERGVTFDLSQDAIAWLADKGYDERMGARPLGRVIQEHIKKPLADEVLFGKLKKGGTVRVTVEKKETGESGLKLESLADESPVQPKKEEPEDAPKPKKAVAKKPAPKKAVAQKPEPKGKDGNKRSLVPQLPRKG; encoded by the coding sequence ATGCCGGCTTTCTCCCAAGGCCTGGAAAAGGCGCTACATCAGGCGCTGACATTCGCCAACGAGCGGCATCATGAGTATGCGACGCTCGAACATCTGCTGCTTGCCCTGATCGACGACACAGAGGCGGCCGCCGTCATGCGCGCCTGCAACGTCGATCTCGACGAGCTCAAGCACACCGTTCTCACCTATATCGACACCGAGCTGGACAACCTCGTCACCGGCTACGACGAGGATTCCAAGCCGACGGCAGGCTTCCAGCGCGTCATCCAGCGCGCCGTGATCCATGTGCAGTCGTCCGGCCGCGAGGAAGTGTCCGGCGCCAACGTGCTCGTCGCCATCTTCGCCGAGCGCGAGAGCCACGCCGCCTATTTCCTGCAGGAACAGCAGATGACCCGCTACGACGCGGTCAACTACATCTCGCACGGCATCGCCAAGCGCCCGGGCGCTTCGGAATCGCGCACACCGCGCGGCGCCGAGGACGAGCAGGGCGGCCAGAACGGCGCCGAGCCGCAGGAGGAAAACGGCAAGAAGAAGCAGCAGGACGCGCTGACGGCCTACTGCGTCAATCTCAACAACAAGGCCCGCGCCGGCAAGATCGACCCGCTGATCGGCCGCGACAGCGAGATCAACCGCACCATCCAGGTGCTGTGCCGCCGCTCCAAGAACAACCCGCTCTATGTCGGCGACCCCGGCGTCGGCAAGACGGCGATCGCCGAGGGCCTGGCCAAGCGCATCGTCGAAGGCGATGTGCCGGAAGTGCTGCAGGACGCCACCATCTTCGCGCTCGACATGGGCACGCTGTTGGCCGGCACCCGCTATCGCGGCGACTTCGAGGAGCGGCTGAAGCAGGTCGTGAAGGAGCTCGAGGACTATCCGGGCGCGGTGCTGTTCATCGACGAGATCCACACCGTGATCGGCGCCGGCGCCACTTCGGGCGGCGCGATGGATGCATCGAACCTCCTGAAGCCGGCGCTGTCGTCCGGCGCGATCCGCTGCATCGGCTCGACCACCTACAAGGAGTTCCGCCAGTTCTTCGAGAAGGACCGCGCGCTTGTGCGGCGCTTCCAGAAGATCGACGTCAACGAGCCGACCATCGAGGACGCCATCGAGATCATGAAGGGCCTCAAGCCCTATTTCGAGGAGTTCCACAAGGTCCGCTACACCAGCGAGGCGATCAAGGCCTCGGTCGAGCTCTCGGCTCGCTACATCAACGACCGCAAGCTGCCGGACAAGGCGATCGACGTGATCGACGAGACCGGCGCCTCGCAGATGCTGGTGCCGGAGGCCAAGCGCAAGAAGACGATCGGCATCAAGGAGATCGAGGCGACGATCGCCACCATGGCGCGCATCCCGCCGAAGACGGTCTCGGCCGATGACGAGAAGGTGCTGCAGGGTCTGGACGTCGAGCTGAAGCGCGTCGTCTACGGCCAGGATACCGCGATCACCGCGCTGACCTCGGCGATCAAGCTGGCGCGCGCCGGCCTGCGCGAACCGGAGAAGCCGATCGGCTCCTACCTGTTCTCGGGCCCGACCGGCGTCGGCAAGACGGAAGTGGCCAAGCAACTCGCCGCCTCGCTCGGCGTCGAACTGATCCGCTTCGACATGTCGGAATACATGGAACGCCACACCGTCTCGCGGCTGATCGGCGCGCCTCCCGGCTATGTCGGCTTCGACCAGGGCGGCCTGCTCACCGACGGCGTCGACCAGCATCCGCATTGCGTGCTGCTGCTCGACGAGGTCGAGAAGGCGCATCCGGACCTGTTCAACATCCTGTTGCAGGTGATGGATCATGGCAAGCTCACCGACCACAACGGCAAGCAGATCGACTTCCGCAACGTGATCCTCATCATGACCACCAATGCGGGTGCGTCGGATGCGCAGCGCGCGGCGATCGGCTTCGGCTCGACCAAGCGCGAGGGCGACGACGTCGAGGCGATCAACCGGCTGTTCACGCCGGAGTTCCGCAACCGTCTCGATGCGATCATCCCGTTCGGCTCGCTGCCGGTGCCGGTGATCCATCAGGTGGTGCAGAAGTTCGTCATGCAGCTCGAGGCCCAGCTTTCCGAGCGTGGCGTCACCTTCGATCTGTCGCAGGACGCGATCGCCTGGCTGGCCGACAAGGGCTATGACGAGCGCATGGGGGCGCGTCCGCTCGGCCGGGTCATCCAGGAGCACATCAAGAAGCCGCTGGCCGATGAAGTGCTGTTTGGCAAGCTGAAGAAGGGCGGCACGGTGCGCGTCACCGTCGAGAAGAAGGAAACCGGAGAGTCCGGCCTGAAGCTCGAATCGCTCGCCGACGAGTCGCCCGTGCAGCCGAAGAAGGAAGAGCCGGAAGACGCGCCGAAGCCGAAGAAGGCGGTGGCCAAGAAGCCTGCGCCCAAGAAGGCGGTGGCGCAGAAGCCGGAACCGAAGGGCAAGGACGGCAACAAGCGCAGCCTTGTGCCGCAACTGCCGCGCAAGGGCTGA